A genomic region of Pseudomonas sp. KU43P contains the following coding sequences:
- a CDS encoding metallophosphoesterase: protein MHTFSSARLMFIGSLLIGLHTVCPSTASATTRLDDTIQRFVVRSDTQYPRTEETHDDPEESIRLLTLQDNAINTWRRQFEGTVPVFLNGDVTEFGHSGEWSVMNRHLDNVTPTYYGLGNHDYDNNVDDCLLNLCAERSLKFLEASFSKWQVEDKDVIRRNDGVWQGSYGYSKTVGAITFIQLNNHYNYSRRFTSGTNTHYEITPSLDWLEKQLVKAQANGKFIVINLHRPPADSTYGSEADRERFYQLVNAFKVLAIFHGHTHEAARRASIGVTPVYDSGASFKQTFLVSELDEGANAFTTFLARNNTVGSTPLDKVDIRLLPPLPTFSFQNQPGGGAIVATLAYDNTPRSFHLPIIELSIDGGAFKRYTPSNNVILMYDLKPRTTYTYKTRLYLAAGGNPIRVDDGSFETPAIESPPTDLCVNFFDAIDGWFELKWKPPTPPFTMPYAIQVEANEPAHATWVVRSIGEFRQTTTQVVRYEEKGRNPFNMSYSVFYWSPTLGYSATATLKGEDLLKSGCQY, encoded by the coding sequence ATGCATACCTTCAGTTCCGCTCGGCTCATGTTTATAGGGTCGTTACTTATCGGCTTGCACACGGTATGCCCTTCAACGGCATCGGCCACTACACGGCTTGACGACACGATTCAGCGGTTCGTCGTGCGCTCAGACACTCAATACCCTCGAACAGAAGAAACCCACGACGACCCGGAAGAATCCATTCGCCTTTTGACGCTTCAAGACAATGCAATCAATACGTGGCGTCGGCAATTTGAAGGAACCGTTCCCGTTTTTCTCAATGGTGACGTGACCGAATTTGGCCATAGCGGCGAATGGTCGGTCATGAATAGGCACTTGGATAACGTAACCCCGACTTACTATGGCCTAGGCAACCATGATTATGACAACAACGTGGATGACTGCTTGCTCAATCTATGCGCCGAACGCTCCCTGAAATTCCTCGAAGCGTCGTTTTCTAAATGGCAGGTGGAGGACAAAGATGTTATTCGAAGGAACGACGGTGTCTGGCAAGGCAGTTATGGCTACAGCAAAACGGTAGGTGCCATTACCTTCATTCAGCTGAATAACCATTATAACTATTCAAGACGCTTCACGAGCGGGACCAACACCCACTATGAGATCACCCCTTCGCTTGACTGGCTGGAAAAGCAACTGGTCAAGGCGCAGGCCAATGGGAAATTCATCGTCATCAACCTACATCGCCCACCCGCAGACAGCACATACGGTAGCGAGGCGGATCGCGAGAGGTTTTATCAGCTCGTCAATGCGTTCAAGGTGCTTGCAATTTTCCATGGCCACACGCATGAAGCTGCTAGAAGGGCCTCTATTGGCGTAACCCCCGTCTATGATTCCGGCGCCAGTTTCAAACAGACGTTCCTGGTCAGCGAACTCGACGAAGGCGCCAACGCGTTCACCACCTTCCTCGCACGCAACAATACAGTCGGCTCAACGCCGTTGGACAAGGTGGACATCCGTTTGCTCCCTCCGTTACCCACCTTCAGTTTCCAGAATCAACCCGGCGGCGGTGCCATCGTGGCCACGCTGGCATATGATAATACGCCACGTTCATTTCACTTGCCCATCATTGAACTTTCAATCGATGGCGGTGCGTTCAAACGTTACACCCCCAGCAACAACGTCATCTTGATGTATGACTTAAAGCCTAGGACCACCTACACGTACAAAACAAGACTGTACCTGGCAGCGGGTGGCAACCCGATACGGGTGGACGACGGAAGTTTTGAAACACCCGCCATTGAATCGCCCCCTACCGACCTGTGCGTCAACTTCTTTGATGCCATCGATGGCTGGTTTGAACTCAAATGGAAACCACCCACCCCACCCTTCACCATGCCCTATGCAATACAAGTGGAAGCAAACGAACCCGCGCATGCGACATGGGTGGTACGCAGCATTGGGGAGTTCAGGCAAACAACGACGCAAGTTGTTAGGTATGAAGAAAAGGGCAGAAACCCATTCAACATGTCGTACAGCGTGTTCTACTGGAGCCCAACCCTTGGGTACAGCGCCACGGCGACTCTCAAAGGAGAGGATCTGCTCAAGTCTGGCTGCCAGTACTAA
- a CDS encoding aromatic amino acid transaminase, with translation MFKHVDAYAGDPILSLMETFKADPRADKVNLSIGLYYDEAGVVPQLAAVDAVEKRIAGVDHEASLYLPMEGLASYRQAIQALLFGADHPAVTGKRVATVQTVGGSGALKVGADFLKRYFPQSEVWVSNPTWDNHRAIFEGAGFKVHTYPYFDQVTRGVDFEGMLATLQTLPANSVVLLHPCCHNPTGADLEQHQWQQVVEVVKARQLIPFLDIAYQGFAEGLVEDAFAIREMARAGVPCLVSNSFSKIFSLYGERVGGLSVVCDDEATTQSVLGQLKATVRRNYSSPPNFGAQLVAGVLGDAALNAQWAQEVEVMRKRILDMRQALVDALAVLLPGQDFQFFLRQRGMFSYTGFSVEQVRRLRDEFGVYLIDSGRVCMSGLRPANLQRVAEAFAAVHQA, from the coding sequence GTGTTCAAACATGTCGATGCCTATGCCGGCGACCCGATTCTCTCGCTGATGGAAACCTTCAAGGCCGACCCGCGCGCCGACAAGGTCAACCTGAGTATCGGCCTGTACTACGATGAGGCCGGCGTGGTGCCGCAACTGGCGGCAGTGGATGCGGTGGAAAAACGCATCGCTGGCGTAGACCACGAGGCCTCGCTGTACCTGCCGATGGAAGGCCTGGCCAGCTACCGCCAGGCGATCCAGGCACTGCTGTTCGGCGCCGATCACCCGGCGGTGACCGGCAAGCGCGTGGCCACTGTGCAGACCGTCGGCGGCTCCGGCGCGCTGAAAGTCGGTGCCGACTTCCTCAAGCGCTACTTCCCGCAGTCGGAAGTCTGGGTCAGCAACCCGACCTGGGACAACCACCGCGCCATCTTCGAAGGCGCCGGGTTCAAGGTGCACACCTACCCGTACTTCGACCAGGTTACCCGCGGGGTCGACTTCGAAGGCATGCTGGCCACCCTGCAGACTCTGCCGGCCAACAGCGTCGTGCTGCTGCACCCATGCTGCCATAACCCCACCGGCGCCGACCTTGAGCAGCACCAGTGGCAACAGGTGGTGGAAGTGGTCAAGGCACGCCAGCTGATCCCGTTCCTTGACATCGCCTACCAGGGCTTTGCTGAAGGCTTGGTTGAAGATGCCTTCGCCATTCGAGAAATGGCCCGTGCCGGCGTACCGTGCCTGGTCAGCAACTCGTTCTCGAAGATCTTCTCGCTGTATGGCGAACGCGTAGGCGGCCTGTCGGTGGTCTGCGATGACGAGGCCACTACCCAGAGCGTCCTCGGCCAGCTCAAGGCCACCGTGCGCCGCAACTACTCCAGCCCGCCCAACTTCGGTGCCCAGCTGGTGGCCGGCGTGCTCGGCGATGCGGCCCTGAATGCCCAGTGGGCGCAAGAGGTGGAAGTGATGCGCAAGCGTATCCTCGACATGCGCCAGGCGCTGGTCGATGCGCTGGCCGTGCTGCTGCCGGGCCAGGACTTCCAGTTCTTCCTGCGCCAGCGTGGCATGTTCAGCTACACCGGCTTCAGCGTCGAGCAGGTCCGTCGCCTGCGTGACGAGTTCGGTGTGTACCTGATCGACAGCGGCCGGGTGTGCATGTCCGGGTTGCGCCCGGCCAACCTGCAACGGGTGGCCGAGGCTTTTGCGGCAGTGCATCAAGCTTGA
- a CDS encoding Ldh family oxidoreductase, producing the protein MSAPSNSPVVRVPFSQLQGLLQAILQRHGCSESVAGVLAHNCASAQRDGAHSHGVFRIPGYVSTLASGWVNGQAVPQVTDVAPAFVRVDAGGGFAQPALAAARGLLVEKARSAGIAVLAIHNSHHFAALWPDVEPFAEEGLVALSVVNSMTCVVPHGARKPLFGTNPIAFAAPCAGHDPIVFDMATSAMAHGDVQIAARAGQSLPEGMGVDADGQPTTDPKAILEGGALLPFGGHKGSALSMMVELLAAALTGGHFSWEFDWSGHPGAKTPWTGQLIVVIDPSKAEGERFALRSRELVEQMQAVGLPRMPGERRYREREVAEREGVAVTARELQELEGLAG; encoded by the coding sequence ATGTCCGCACCTTCCAACAGCCCTGTCGTGCGCGTGCCGTTCAGCCAGTTGCAGGGGCTGCTGCAAGCCATTCTCCAGCGCCACGGCTGCAGCGAAAGCGTGGCTGGCGTGCTTGCCCACAACTGCGCCAGCGCCCAGCGCGACGGCGCCCACAGCCATGGCGTGTTCCGCATTCCAGGCTATGTCTCGACACTGGCCAGCGGCTGGGTGAATGGCCAGGCTGTGCCGCAAGTCACCGATGTGGCACCGGCGTTCGTGCGGGTCGATGCTGGCGGTGGCTTTGCCCAGCCGGCCCTGGCTGCCGCGCGCGGCCTGCTGGTGGAGAAAGCGCGCAGTGCCGGCATCGCCGTGCTGGCGATCCACAATTCGCACCATTTCGCTGCGCTGTGGCCGGATGTCGAGCCATTCGCCGAAGAGGGCCTGGTGGCCCTGAGCGTGGTCAACAGCATGACCTGCGTCGTGCCGCACGGGGCGCGCAAGCCGTTGTTCGGCACCAACCCGATCGCGTTCGCCGCCCCGTGCGCAGGGCATGACCCTATCGTCTTCGACATGGCTACCAGCGCCATGGCCCACGGTGACGTTCAGATCGCCGCGCGCGCCGGGCAGTCATTGCCCGAAGGCATGGGCGTGGATGCCGATGGCCAGCCGACCACCGACCCCAAGGCCATCCTCGAAGGTGGGGCCTTGCTGCCGTTCGGCGGGCACAAGGGCTCGGCCCTGTCGATGATGGTGGAGTTGCTGGCGGCGGCGCTGACGGGTGGGCATTTCTCCTGGGAGTTCGACTGGTCGGGCCATCCGGGCGCCAAGACGCCCTGGACCGGGCAGTTGATCGTCGTCATCGACCCGAGCAAGGCCGAAGGTGAGCGGTTTGCCCTGCGCAGCCGGGAGCTGGTCGAGCAGATGCAGGCGGTGGGCTTGCCGCGGATGCCGGGCGAGCGGCGTTATCGGGAGCGGGAAGTGGCTGAGCGAGAAGGGGTGGCGGTGACCGCGCGGGAGTTGCAGGAGCTTGAGGGGTTGGCTGGCTGA
- a CDS encoding MurR/RpiR family transcriptional regulator: MSPSIKQRLEHSLQGAAASGRKIASYMLANLHELPFQTSASIAAKLAVSESSVGRFCRSLGYAHLKALKQDLQSDLGDGPWLVGDRLQEYRQQQDESASTGSLELEIAALVRVHEYSRSEAWHRTAQRLAERPRVFVAGFQTERGIAQCMAHLLHYLRDGVQAVDGSAGHFGEVLLGRPENSALVVFEARRYSRHALMLCQKARQAGIPVTLVTDTFCDWADANADEVFRIPTEFNLFWESTSAMLSWVHLMVNEVCKKLGPDVEKRLEATAALHNEFVGYTAGKQQ; encoded by the coding sequence ATGAGCCCATCGATCAAGCAACGCCTGGAACACAGCCTGCAAGGGGCCGCAGCCTCGGGCCGCAAGATCGCCAGCTACATGCTCGCCAACCTCCACGAACTGCCGTTCCAGACCTCAGCCAGCATCGCTGCCAAGCTCGCTGTCAGCGAATCCAGTGTCGGACGTTTCTGCCGCTCCCTCGGTTATGCCCATCTCAAGGCGCTCAAGCAAGACCTGCAGAGCGACCTGGGCGACGGCCCGTGGCTGGTCGGTGATCGCTTGCAAGAATATCGCCAGCAGCAAGACGAGAGCGCCAGCACGGGCAGCCTGGAGCTGGAAATTGCCGCCTTGGTGCGCGTGCACGAATACAGCCGCAGCGAAGCCTGGCACCGCACCGCACAGCGCCTGGCAGAGCGGCCGCGGGTGTTCGTCGCGGGCTTTCAGACCGAACGCGGCATCGCCCAGTGCATGGCGCACCTGCTGCATTACCTGCGCGACGGCGTGCAGGCGGTCGATGGCAGTGCCGGGCATTTCGGCGAAGTGCTGCTGGGCCGCCCGGAAAACAGCGCCCTGGTGGTGTTCGAGGCTCGCCGCTATTCCCGCCATGCCCTGATGCTGTGCCAGAAGGCACGCCAGGCGGGCATCCCTGTCACGCTGGTGACCGACACCTTCTGTGACTGGGCCGATGCCAACGCCGACGAGGTGTTCCGCATCCCCACCGAGTTCAATCTGTTCTGGGAATCCACCTCGGCGATGCTGTCGTGGGTGCACCTGATGGTCAACGAGGTCTGCAAGAAACTCGGGCCTGATGTTGAAAAACGCTTGGAAGCGACTGCCGCTCTACATAACGAGTTCGTCGGCTACACGGCGGGCAAACAACAATAG
- a CDS encoding transporter substrate-binding domain-containing protein, with protein MNKTMAMVGACTLLLAGAASAETLRFATEGAYPPFNYVDADNKLHGFDIDITHALCEQMEVECTLVAQDWEGIIPALMARKYDAVVASMIDTEERRKKIAFTDHYYRTPLTVAVAKDSKIADAQTAFNGYTVGAQSSSTQAIYAEDVYAKAGADVKLYPTMDEANADLAAGRLDGVIADKFPLHEWMNKNGQDCCKVLGDVAGTKADAAIAVRKDDEALRQRLNAALAAIVANGTYQKIASKYFAFDIYN; from the coding sequence ATGAACAAGACCATGGCTATGGTGGGTGCGTGTACCCTGCTGCTGGCGGGTGCGGCCAGCGCCGAAACCCTGCGCTTCGCCACCGAGGGCGCTTACCCGCCCTTCAACTATGTGGATGCCGATAACAAGCTGCATGGCTTCGACATCGACATCACCCACGCCCTGTGCGAGCAGATGGAGGTCGAGTGCACCCTGGTCGCCCAGGACTGGGAAGGCATCATCCCGGCGCTGATGGCGCGCAAGTACGACGCTGTGGTGGCCTCGATGATCGACACCGAGGAACGCCGCAAGAAGATCGCCTTCACCGACCATTACTACCGCACCCCGCTGACCGTCGCGGTGGCCAAGGACAGCAAGATCGCCGACGCCCAGACCGCCTTCAACGGCTACACCGTGGGCGCCCAGTCGTCCTCGACCCAGGCGATCTATGCCGAGGACGTGTACGCCAAGGCCGGCGCCGACGTGAAGCTGTACCCGACCATGGACGAAGCCAACGCCGACCTCGCCGCCGGCCGCCTGGATGGGGTGATCGCCGACAAGTTCCCGCTGCACGAGTGGATGAACAAGAACGGCCAGGACTGCTGCAAGGTCCTGGGTGACGTGGCCGGGACCAAGGCCGACGCCGCCATTGCCGTGCGCAAGGACGACGAGGCGTTGCGCCAGCGGTTGAACGCCGCGCTTGCCGCGATCGTTGCCAACGGTACCTACCAAAAGATCGCCAGCAAGTACTTCGCCTTCGACATCTACAACTGA
- a CDS encoding ABC transporter permease: MLDQLSLLSFASGGWGQALLAGALVTVSLALACLPIGLPLGLVVALAARSRKRLPRAWATTFSTVFRGLPELLTLLIIYYGCQIAAQKLLAAMGYEGEFLINTFLAAMIAFSLVFAAFSSEIWLAAFKTLPKGQLEACSALGLGKRTAFFKVVLPQLTRIALPGLSNNWLSLLKDTSLVSTISLVDLMRQTNLAVSVTKEPMFFYGVACLGYLLFSALSGRVFAYIERRSNRHLQGART, translated from the coding sequence ATGCTCGACCAATTGTCCTTGCTTTCCTTCGCCAGCGGTGGCTGGGGCCAGGCGCTGCTGGCCGGGGCCCTGGTGACCGTTTCACTGGCCCTCGCCTGCCTGCCCATCGGCCTGCCCCTGGGCCTGGTCGTGGCCCTGGCGGCCCGCTCACGCAAGCGCCTGCCGCGGGCCTGGGCGACCACCTTCTCGACCGTGTTCCGCGGCCTGCCCGAGCTGCTGACTCTGCTGATCATCTATTACGGCTGCCAGATCGCCGCGCAGAAACTGCTGGCCGCCATGGGCTATGAAGGCGAGTTTCTGATCAACACCTTCCTCGCCGCGATGATCGCCTTCAGCCTGGTGTTCGCCGCCTTTTCCAGTGAAATCTGGCTGGCGGCCTTCAAGACGCTGCCCAAAGGGCAACTGGAGGCCTGCTCGGCACTGGGCTTGGGCAAGCGCACGGCATTCTTCAAGGTGGTGTTGCCGCAATTGACCCGCATCGCCCTGCCGGGCCTGTCCAACAACTGGCTGTCGCTGCTCAAGGACACCTCGCTGGTGTCGACCATCTCGCTGGTCGACTTGATGCGCCAGACCAACCTGGCGGTCAGCGTGACCAAAGAGCCGATGTTCTTCTACGGCGTCGCCTGCCTGGGCTACCTGCTGTTCTCAGCGCTGTCGGGGCGGGTGTTCGCCTACATCGAACGGCGCAGCAACCGCCACCTGCAAGGAGCACGCACATGA
- a CDS encoding ABC transporter permease: MSAEQLLGLVLDPDLLQRYGPRFVDGLVVTAKLVAISFSLGAVLGLLLALARLSRNLLLQRLAAGYIYIFRGSPLLAQLFLLYYGLGSLKGFWQDVGLWWFFREAWFCTLLAFTLNTAAYQAEIFRGSLMAVAPGQYEAARALNLKRSTTFFKVILPQSLLVAIGPLGNELILMIKASAIASLVTLYDLMGVTKLAFSRSFDFQIYLWAAVLYLVIVELVRRLLKHLEARLGRHLN, translated from the coding sequence ATGAGTGCCGAACAATTGCTGGGCCTGGTCCTGGACCCCGACCTGTTGCAGCGCTATGGCCCGCGGTTTGTCGATGGCTTGGTGGTGACCGCCAAGCTGGTGGCTATTTCCTTCAGCCTGGGCGCCGTGCTGGGCCTGCTGCTAGCCTTGGCGCGCCTGTCGCGCAATCTGCTGCTGCAACGGCTGGCGGCCGGCTACATCTACATCTTCCGCGGCTCGCCGCTGCTGGCCCAGCTGTTTCTGCTGTATTACGGCCTTGGCTCACTCAAGGGCTTCTGGCAGGACGTCGGGCTCTGGTGGTTCTTCCGCGAGGCCTGGTTCTGCACCTTGCTGGCCTTCACCCTCAACACCGCCGCCTACCAGGCCGAGATCTTCCGCGGCAGCCTGATGGCGGTGGCACCGGGGCAGTACGAAGCGGCGCGGGCGCTGAACCTGAAACGCTCGACCACCTTTTTCAAGGTGATCCTGCCGCAATCGCTGCTGGTGGCCATCGGCCCGCTGGGCAACGAACTGATCCTGATGATCAAGGCCAGCGCCATCGCCTCGCTGGTAACGCTCTATGACCTGATGGGCGTGACCAAGCTGGCCTTCTCGCGCAGCTTCGACTTCCAGATCTACCTGTGGGCCGCGGTGCTCTACCTGGTGATCGTGGAGCTGGTGCGGCGTCTGCTCAAACACCTGGAAGCCCGCCTGGGCCGCCACTTGAACTGA
- a CDS encoding NAD(P)/FAD-dependent oxidoreductase encodes MHCQTLVLGAGIVGVSTALHLQARGRQVILIDRDEPGSGTSHGNAGLIERSSVIPYAFPRQFGALLRYGLNRQPDVRYSLMHLPKAAPWLLRYWQQSAPRRLAGAAADMLPLVQRCVEEHDALIKAAGLQGLVQAKGWIEVYREPALFEKAKAELKGLARYGLKYEILERAQLQGREHQLDSAVVGGIHWLDPKTVNNPGALTHGYGALFVHRGGQFLHGDARSLRQVGKQWQVESQRGPIVADEVVACLGPQSAELFQQLGYRIPLGIKRGYHMHYATRNGAQLQHSICDTQGGYVLAPMARGVRLTTGIEFAASDAPGNEIQLDRCEALARRLFPALGERLDDKPWLGRRPCLPDMRPVIGPAPRHKGLWFNFGHAHHGLTLGPVSGRLLAEMLTGERPFTDPAPYSAARFD; translated from the coding sequence ATGCATTGCCAGACCCTTGTCCTCGGCGCCGGCATCGTTGGCGTCAGCACTGCGCTGCACCTGCAAGCACGCGGGCGCCAAGTGATACTGATCGACCGCGACGAACCCGGCAGCGGCACCAGCCACGGCAATGCCGGGCTGATCGAGCGCTCCAGCGTGATCCCCTACGCCTTCCCTCGGCAGTTCGGCGCTTTGCTGCGCTACGGCCTGAACCGCCAGCCCGATGTGCGCTACAGCCTGATGCACCTGCCCAAGGCCGCGCCCTGGCTGCTGCGCTACTGGCAGCAATCGGCGCCGCGACGCCTGGCTGGCGCAGCCGCCGACATGCTGCCGCTGGTGCAGCGTTGCGTCGAGGAACACGACGCGCTGATCAAGGCTGCCGGCCTGCAAGGCCTGGTGCAGGCCAAGGGCTGGATCGAGGTGTACCGCGAGCCTGCGCTATTCGAAAAGGCCAAGGCCGAGCTCAAGGGCCTGGCCCGCTATGGCCTGAAATACGAAATCCTCGAGCGCGCCCAATTGCAGGGCCGCGAGCATCAGCTCGACAGCGCCGTGGTTGGCGGTATCCATTGGCTCGACCCGAAGACCGTGAACAATCCCGGCGCCCTCACCCATGGCTACGGCGCACTGTTCGTCCACCGTGGCGGGCAGTTCCTGCACGGTGATGCACGCAGCCTGCGCCAGGTCGGCAAGCAGTGGCAGGTCGAAAGCCAGCGCGGGCCAATCGTCGCCGACGAAGTGGTGGCCTGCCTGGGCCCGCAATCGGCGGAGCTTTTCCAGCAACTGGGCTATCGAATTCCGCTGGGCATCAAGCGCGGCTATCACATGCATTACGCCACCCGTAACGGCGCCCAGTTGCAGCATTCGATCTGCGACACCCAGGGCGGCTACGTGCTGGCGCCGATGGCTCGCGGCGTGCGCCTGACCACCGGGATCGAATTCGCCGCCAGCGACGCGCCGGGCAACGAAATACAGCTCGACCGCTGCGAAGCACTGGCCCGCAGGCTGTTTCCGGCCCTGGGTGAGCGCCTCGACGACAAACCTTGGCTGGGCCGCCGCCCGTGTCTGCCCGACATGCGCCCGGTGATCGGCCCAGCGCCGCGGCACAAGGGCCTGTGGTTCAACTTCGGCCATGCCCACCACGGCCTGACGCTCGGCCCTGTCAGCGGCCGCCTGCTCGCCGAGATGCTCACCGGCGAGCGCCCCTTTACCGACCCTGCGCCCTACAGCGCGGCTCGTTTCGACTGA
- a CDS encoding amino acid ABC transporter ATP-binding protein: MTAPLSVASLAPEPDPRPVLIRIEGLNKHYGAFHVLRDINLQVREGERIVLCGPSGSGKSTLIRCINRLEIAQQGSIQVDGIDLAAATRLAAQVRSEIGMVFQHFNLFPHMSVLDNCLLAPTSVRGLSRTDAEERARMYLNKVGIESQAHKYPSQLSGGQQQRVAIARALCMKPRIMLFDEPTSALDPEMVAEVLDVLVQLAGTGMTMLCVTHEMGFARQVAERVLFLEGGQIIEDSPPEVFFNQPRTARAKGFLAQILH, translated from the coding sequence ATGACCGCCCCTTTGAGCGTTGCCAGCCTTGCCCCCGAGCCCGATCCACGCCCGGTACTGATCCGTATCGAAGGCCTGAACAAGCACTATGGCGCCTTCCATGTGCTGCGCGACATCAACCTGCAGGTGCGCGAAGGCGAGCGCATTGTGCTGTGCGGCCCTTCCGGTTCGGGCAAATCCACCCTGATCCGTTGCATCAACCGCCTGGAAATCGCTCAACAGGGCAGCATCCAGGTGGACGGTATCGACCTGGCTGCCGCCACACGCCTGGCCGCCCAGGTGCGCAGTGAAATCGGCATGGTGTTCCAGCATTTCAACCTGTTCCCGCACATGAGCGTGCTCGACAACTGCCTGCTTGCGCCCACCAGCGTGCGCGGCCTGTCGCGCACGGATGCCGAGGAACGGGCGCGGATGTACCTGAACAAGGTGGGGATCGAGAGCCAGGCGCACAAATACCCCAGCCAGCTCTCTGGCGGCCAGCAGCAACGCGTGGCGATCGCTCGGGCGCTGTGCATGAAGCCGCGGATCATGCTGTTTGATGAGCCGACTTCGGCGCTCGACCCGGAGATGGTCGCCGAGGTGCTGGATGTGCTGGTGCAGCTAGCCGGTACGGGCATGACCATGCTGTGCGTCACCCATGAAATGGGCTTTGCCCGGCAGGTGGCGGAGCGGGTGCTGTTTCTGGAAGGTGGGCAGATCATCGAGGACAGCCCGCCGGAGGTGTTCTTCAACCAGCCGCGCACGGCGCGGGCCAAAGGGTTCCTGGCGCAGATCCTTCATTGA
- a CDS encoding gamma-glutamyl-gamma-aminobutyrate hydrolase family protein, producing the protein MSNSNIGNKQPSLRKPVVLMTMGSQERKGHDYQVMTHKYITPLVEFSDCVPVLVPTCCGIEDLETYLDMADGVYLTGAGSNIEPSLYGQENQTPGKGQDVNRDLFDIPLVKAAIKRGLPIFGICRGMQEINVALGGDIYQKVYAEPGFNDHRENPEDPVDVQYAQVHGVKIKPGSWLRDTLGTDEIRVNSLHGQGLRNLGAGIEPIAHAEDGLVEAIHAPSISPFLFAVQWHPEWQAAKNPDSIKIFQAFGDACRAQVRKAQVKRQHAA; encoded by the coding sequence ATGTCCAACAGCAACATTGGCAACAAGCAACCCTCCCTGCGTAAACCCGTCGTCCTGATGACCATGGGCAGCCAAGAGCGCAAAGGCCATGACTACCAGGTCATGACCCACAAATACATCACCCCGCTGGTCGAGTTCTCCGATTGTGTCCCGGTACTGGTGCCCACCTGCTGTGGCATCGAAGACCTCGAGACCTACCTGGACATGGCCGACGGCGTGTACCTGACCGGTGCCGGCAGTAACATCGAGCCGAGCCTGTACGGCCAGGAAAACCAGACCCCAGGCAAAGGCCAGGACGTCAACCGCGACCTGTTCGATATCCCGCTGGTGAAGGCGGCGATCAAGCGTGGCCTGCCCATCTTCGGCATCTGCCGTGGCATGCAGGAAATCAACGTGGCCCTGGGTGGCGACATCTACCAGAAGGTCTACGCCGAACCTGGCTTCAACGACCACCGGGAAAACCCGGAAGACCCGGTCGACGTGCAGTACGCCCAGGTTCACGGTGTGAAGATCAAGCCAGGCAGCTGGCTGCGTGACACCCTCGGTACCGACGAGATTCGCGTCAACTCGCTGCATGGCCAGGGCCTGCGCAACCTCGGCGCGGGTATCGAGCCGATCGCCCACGCCGAAGACGGCCTGGTCGAGGCGATTCACGCACCAAGCATTTCGCCGTTCCTGTTCGCCGTGCAGTGGCACCCAGAGTGGCAAGCCGCGAAGAACCCTGACTCGATCAAGATCTTCCAGGCCTTCGGCGACGCCTGCCGCGCCCAGGTGCGCAAGGCACAGGTCAAGCGTCAACACGCTGCCTGA
- the kdgD gene encoding 5-dehydro-4-deoxyglucarate dehydratase: protein MTPQELKSILSHGLLSFPVTDFNAQGDFHQAGYVKRLEWLAPYGASALFAAGGTGEFFSLAASEYSQVIKTAVDTCAKSVPILAGVGGSTRQAIEYAQEAERLGAKGLLLLPHYLTEASQDGVAAHVEAVCKSVNIGVVVYNRNVCRLNADLLEKLAERCPNLIGYKDGLGDIELMVSIRRRLGDRFSYLGGLPTAEVYAAAYKALGVPVYSSAVFNFVPKTAMDFYHAIARDDHATVAKLIDDFFLPYLDIRNRKAGYAVSIVKAGAKIAGYDAGPVRTPLTDLTVEEYEMLAALMDKMGPQ from the coding sequence ATGACTCCACAAGAACTGAAATCCATCCTCTCCCACGGCCTGCTGTCTTTCCCGGTCACCGACTTCAATGCCCAGGGCGATTTCCACCAGGCTGGCTACGTCAAGCGCCTGGAATGGCTGGCACCCTATGGCGCCAGCGCGCTGTTCGCCGCCGGTGGCACCGGTGAGTTCTTCTCCCTCGCGGCCAGCGAATACAGCCAAGTGATCAAGACCGCGGTCGACACCTGCGCCAAGTCGGTACCGATCCTCGCCGGCGTCGGTGGCTCCACCCGCCAGGCCATCGAATACGCGCAAGAAGCCGAACGCCTGGGTGCCAAGGGCCTGCTGCTGCTGCCGCACTACCTGACCGAAGCCAGCCAGGATGGCGTCGCTGCCCACGTCGAAGCCGTGTGCAAGTCGGTGAACATCGGTGTGGTCGTCTACAACCGCAACGTCTGCCGCCTCAACGCCGACCTGCTGGAAAAGCTCGCCGAACGCTGCCCGAACCTGATCGGCTACAAGGACGGCCTGGGCGACATCGAGTTGATGGTGTCGATTCGTCGCCGCCTGGGTGATCGTTTCAGCTACCTGGGTGGCCTGCCGACCGCCGAGGTGTATGCTGCGGCCTACAAGGCACTGGGCGTACCAGTGTATTCCTCGGCGGTGTTCAACTTCGTGCCCAAGACAGCGATGGACTTCTACCACGCGATCGCCCGTGACGATCACGCTACCGTGGCCAAGCTGATCGACGATTTCTTCCTGCCGTACCTGGACATCCGCAACCGCAAGGCCGGCTACGCCGTCAGTATCGTCAAGGCCGGTGCCAAGATCGCCGGTTACGACGCAGGCCCGGTGCGCACACCGCTGACCGACCTGACCGTCGAAGAGTACGAAATGCTCGCGGCACTGATGGACAAGATGGGTCCGCAATAA